The DNA region TATGGAAAAAGTTTTGTGAGAATTTATCTTCTCGATTTTCTTAATGAATGAAAGTACTTTTTCGAAATCAAAGGGCTTGCGCAAATAGTCAGTGGCACCTGCACGCATGGCCTCAATGACCCTTTTGTTGTCAGGGTCACCGGTCATGATTATTACAGAAGGAGGTGACTCGAAACTAAGGATTTTAGGTAGAGTCTCTATGCCACTCTTATCGGGAAGGTTTATGTCCAGCAAAATGAGGTCTGGCTTTGTCGCAGATATCAGCTCTAGGCCCGCTTTGGAGTTTAGGGCCGATTTTGTCGTATGCCCTTCCATTTCAAGTTGGATTTCAAGGGAACGGCATAGCGCTTGGTCGTCATCAATAATCAGTATGGAACTCAAGTTTTTATCCCTTTGAGTGGCAGAGTCATTTTGAAGGTTGTTCGGTGTTCTTCAGGGTTACTTTGTGCTAATACGAAGCCCCTGTGGTACTCTACCATTTTATGTACATATGCTAAGCCAAGTCCTTTTCCCCCTGGGCGTGTGGAAAAAAAAGGGGTAAACAGCCTATTTAATTGTTCTTTATTTATACCAGGGCCACAGTCTGATACCGTGATAGAAAAAAAACCCTCCCTCTCCATATCAATACGACCTTCAATTATCACAATACTATTTTTTGCCGCCCATTGAATGGCGTTCAGGACAAGGTTATGTAATGCCAGGCTTATAAGTTTGCTGTCAATGAATAGCTCCTTACCTTCTAGCTTATCCTCAAACTGAAGTGTGATATCCTTTTCTTGGGCAACAGGTTGTAATTCGTTACTGAGATGTTTCACTAGTGACTTGAACTGTATTTCATCATAGTTGAGTTCTATAGAGGCTCCAAAAGTCAAAAGATCTGAAAGCATTGTTTGAAGACGTTCTGTCTGCTGGCAGGCAATTGAAGCAATCTCAGAAAAAGTTGGGTCATCCCCAACTTTTCGTGAAAGCGCTTGAACATTCATTTTAATAGATGTGAGGGGGTTGCGCATTTCATGAACAATACTAGAACTTAGTTTTCCGATTGCAGCCAATGAAGATGAGTGAGCAATGTTTTGTTGTTGTTCACTCTTGGTTAAACGGATTTCAAGCTCCTGTTGTTTTGTTAAAGCTCTTTTTACCTGGTTCAAGTAAATTATGATGAAGCTGAATAGTATCGATACTGCTAGAGCTGTTATTCCTCCAACAATGAGATGTTCTTCATCAAAATATGAAATTGATGGGTGCAGAAACGCATCGACAATAGCGTTAAGATTGCCTATCAATATAACAATTATTATATATATAAGGGTAAACTGTTTTATTTGTGGTTTCATTTTCTGGTCAAAAAAACTTATGAATTTTCACTAAGATCTTTAAGTTTGCACAAGTTAACGTCAATTTCAAGTCTGATGCAGTACGATGAATTTTTCATGCATAAAGAGCAAAATAACCTAGAACAACCTTACTGTAGACACCTAAATATTATCTTGCCTCCCGTCACACTCATGAAACATACTTACCGATGAAACAAAGAATAATCAACCAAATAACAGACAACCGATGTGTCACAATAGGGTGTTTTATTGCGTTTTTATTCTGGATACTTGAATCGTTCAATCACTACAACAAGTATCAGACCAATATTGTTGAAGAGTTGTTTATGCCTACTGGGCATGAGCGGTGGATGCGCACAATTATTGTTACACTTTTCCTGGTATTTGGGATTTTGACCCAACTGTTATTTAATAAGATTCAATATGCTAAAGAAGTAATCAAACAGACTAACTTGGAGTTGGATCAGATATTCCAGACAGCAGCGGATGGGATGCGGGTTATTGACCTGGATTACAACGTTACTCGAGTCAATAGGACTTTTTTACAAATGACCAACCTTGTCAACGAAAGTGCTGTTAACCGAAAATGTCATTATATTTTTTCAGGGGAACAATGTTTTACCCCTGAATGTCCTTTAAACCAGATAGTAAATGGAAAAAAGCGAGTCGAATATGAAACCAGCAAAAAAAGATTGAATGGAACTGAACTTCCTTGCATTGTGACAGCAACCCCTTTTTTTAATAGTAATGGTGAAATTGTTGGAATTGTAGAAAACTTTAAGGATATTTCTCTTCAGAAAAAGGCAGAAGAAGAAAGGAAGAAATTGGAATCAGATCTTCTCCAGGCACATAAAATGGAAGCCATAGGTACATTGGCAGGGGGGATTTCCCATGATTTCAACAATATTTTAAACGGAATATTAACATACACTCGTTTACTCACTAATGATCTTGACCCGGGAAGTAAACAGGCAGACTATGTG from Desulfobulbaceae bacterium includes:
- a CDS encoding HAMP domain-containing histidine kinase, which produces MKPQIKQFTLIYIIIVILIGNLNAIVDAFLHPSISYFDEEHLIVGGITALAVSILFSFIIIYLNQVKRALTKQQELEIRLTKSEQQQNIAHSSSLAAIGKLSSSIVHEMRNPLTSIKMNVQALSRKVGDDPTFSEIASIACQQTERLQTMLSDLLTFGASIELNYDEIQFKSLVKHLSNELQPVAQEKDITLQFEDKLEGKELFIDSKLISLALHNLVLNAIQWAAKNSIVIIEGRIDMEREGFFSITVSDCGPGINKEQLNRLFTPFFSTRPGGKGLGLAYVHKMVEYHRGFVLAQSNPEEHRTTFKMTLPLKGIKT